GCGTATCCGCCTGCCGAAAATCGCCGATGCCGGCGGGATCATGATCTCCCCCCGGAAGTCTCCTCTCGGGACGCCGGGTAAGGAGCCGCGCCGACGTCGCCGGGGCACTTCCCGGCGATGCGCGTCCGCGCGATCGCGAAGAGGAGCACCGCGAGGTTCGCAGCGGTTCCGGCGACGACGGGATCGCGTCCGAGCCCGAGCGGGGGGAAGAACCGTCCTCCGAGAGCGACGGCTCCTCCGGTGACCATCGCCGCGATCGCGTCGCGGCCCGGCACCCAGAGAGGCCGGAAGAAGCCGAACAGGATCGGCAGGATCATGCCGGCGGCGAAGATCGAATATCCGAGACGCAGCGTCTCGACGATTTCGCGCATCTGGAGGGCGATGACGAGGCCGACCGCGCCGAACACGGGAACGATCGCGCGGGCGGCGGCGATGCCCGGCCGGCGGCCGAATGCCGGGGCGACGTCGCGGATGGCCACCGAGGCTCCGGTCAGGAGAACGGAATCCGCCGAGGACTGCATCGTCGCGATGAGCGCGACCGCGACGAACGCTCCGAGGAGCCCGGGGGCGAAGGCGCCGAGCGCGGCCGGAAGCGCCTGCGCGTCCGAGCCGAGCGCCAGGCCCTGTTGCCGCGCCGAGAGCGCGATGAAGGCGACGGCCGCGCCGAACGCCACCTTCGACGCCGCCGCGCCCGATGCGGCCAGACGGGCGGAACGCGAGTCGCGGCACGACAGGAGCTTCGCGTAAACGTCGCCGCCGACGAGATGCGGCAACCCGACGAGGAGGAGCCATCCCCCCACGTCTCCCCAGCCGAGCGTCGGCGACACGGGGAAGGCGAGGCTCCCGGCGGGAGGGGAGAACCGGCCGCCGATCGCGCGGGCGGCGGCGAGAGTGCCGATCCCGAGGATTCCCGCCACCATGAGGGCATACTGCACGAAATCGGTCCGGACGACCGCGTACTGACCTCCGAGCGAGGTGTAGGCGATGAAGACCGCGGCCGAGAGAACGAGCGCCCGCGTCGCCGGCAGCCCGGTCATCGAGGTCAGCACGGCCTGGGACGCTTCGACGAGCAGGGCGAACCAGACCACCTCCGCGATCGCGACCAGCGCGCCCGCGGCCGTTCGCGCGCCGGCGCCATAGAAGCGCCCCGCGATCTCGGGAAGGGTCATGGCGCCCGTCCGGCGAACGCGTCCGGCGAGCCCGAACGCGAGGAGCGCGAGGCCGACCGCCCCGGCGAGATCGATCCAGATCCCGGAAAGACCGTGCCGCCAGACCAGGGCCGCGCAGACGAGCGTCGACGAGCCGCCGGTGGTCGTGGACGCGAGCGCGACGAAACCGCGGAACGGTCCGTAGGAGCGGTCCGCGACGTAGAACGCGGACTCCCCGGCAGACGCCTTGCGGCGCGACGCCAGGCCGATCGCGAGCATCGCGAGGAGGTAGGCCGCCAGGAGGACGGCGATCATCGAAGGCGCATCATTCCACACGGGCTCGCCGTCGTCCTCCGGGGGCTCTCGCCGAGGCGCGGCCAGACGTGCGGGAAGACGCGCGCGGACGGTCGTCCGCGTCCCGTATAACGGCGCGTATGGTCCGCGCCCGTTACCCGCGAAGGCGTTCCGACAGTCGGCGCGCGCACGCTTCCAGCAGCAACGTTCCGACCGCGAGCGCCCGCTCGTCGAAGTCGAAGACGGGAGAGTGGTGGGGACGGTACGCTCCCGGCAGTCCCGATCCGACGAAGAAGAAGCAGCCCGGCACGCGCGCGAGATAGACCGACATGTCCTCGCCCCCCATGGTGCGCGTTTCGACCACGGATCCGGCGCCGAGGATCTCCTCGGCGGCCTCCGCGACGAGCTCCGCGATCGAGCGGTCGTTGACCGTCGCCTCGTTGATGCGCCGGTAATCGATCTCCGCCGTCACGCCGCACGCCCGCGCGACGCCCTCGGCGATCCGCGCGATCTTCCCCGGGAGCGCGGCATGCGCCTCCGGCGAGAACGACCGCGCGGTCCCCTTCATCCGCACCTCTCTCGGGATGATGTTGAAGGCGGTTCCGCCGTGGATCGCGCCGACCGTCACGACGGCGGGGTCGAGAGGGGAGATCTCCCGCGCGACGATCGTCTGGAGGGACTCGACGATTCTTGCCGAGGCGAGGACCGCGTCGAACGTCTCGTGGGGCGCGGCGCCATGTCCGCCCGGCCCGCGCACCACGATCTCGAACTCGTCGACCGCCGCCATCTGCGGGCCCGAGACGAGGCCGATCTTTCCGACGGGAAGCGGGTTCCAGAGGTGAAGGCCGAGCGCGGCCGAGACGCCGTCGAGGGCGCCGTCGTCGACCATCGCGCGCGCGCCGCCGGCTCCTTCTTCGGCGGGCTGGAAGAGGGAGCGGAAAGCGCCTCCCGCGGGATCGCGCGCGAGCCGCTCCGCGACGGCGAGCCCGATCGCGACGTGGCCGTCGTGTCCGCACGCGTGCATCTTCCCGGGAACGGAGGAGACGTAGGGGACCCCGGTCTCTTCTTCGAGCGGCAGAGCGTCCATGTCCGCGCGGATCATCACGCGCGCGGCGCCTTCCTCGCCCAAATCGGCGACGACGCCGGTGCGCCCGATGCCGACGCTCGGAACGAGACGGGTCTCGGCGAGGCGGTCGCGGACCATCCCGGCCGTGCGGGTTTCCTCGAACCCGAGCTCGGGGTGGCGGTGGAGATCGCGGCGGACCGCGATCAGACGCTCGAGTTCCCTCTCGGGGAAGGCTTTGAGCGCGTCGTCGACGTTCCCGTTCATCGAACCTCCCCGCGCGATGCCGTCCCGTCCTCGAACTCCTCGATCCGGCGGCGCAGCGCATCGGTGAAGACCCTTTTGCCGCCGCCGTGCCAGTCCCAGAGCACCTGGGTGCTGCGCCCCTCCGCGACGAGCTCGCTTCCGCGCGTGATCCGGTATGCGAAGTCGAACGACGACGTGCCGATGCGGGGGCACCGGATCTCGACCTCGAGGACGTCGCGCATGTGGGCGGGAAGGCGGTAATCGATCGAGGCGGAGGCCATCACGAATCCGATGTCGAGGTGGCTTTCGAGGCCGACCGCCGCCTCCCAGTACTTCTGACGGGCGAATTCGAAGTAGGAGAAGTAGACCGCGTTGTTGACGTGCCCCATCGCATCGATGTCGCGGTAGGGCACCTCGATCGAAACCTTCACCGGCT
This window of the Thermoanaerobaculia bacterium genome carries:
- a CDS encoding sodium:solute symporter family protein; translation: MIAVLLAAYLLAMLAIGLASRRKASAGESAFYVADRSYGPFRGFVALASTTTGGSSTLVCAALVWRHGLSGIWIDLAGAVGLALLAFGLAGRVRRTGAMTLPEIAGRFYGAGARTAAGALVAIAEVVWFALLVEASQAVLTSMTGLPATRALVLSAAVFIAYTSLGGQYAVVRTDFVQYALMVAGILGIGTLAAARAIGGRFSPPAGSLAFPVSPTLGWGDVGGWLLLVGLPHLVGGDVYAKLLSCRDSRSARLAASGAAASKVAFGAAVAFIALSARQQGLALGSDAQALPAALGAFAPGLLGAFVAVALIATMQSSADSVLLTGASVAIRDVAPAFGRRPGIAAARAIVPVFGAVGLVIALQMREIVETLRLGYSIFAAGMILPILFGFFRPLWVPGRDAIAAMVTGGAVALGGRFFPPLGLGRDPVVAGTAANLAVLLFAIARTRIAGKCPGDVGAAPYPASREETSGGRS
- a CDS encoding amidohydrolase; this translates as MNGNVDDALKAFPERELERLIAVRRDLHRHPELGFEETRTAGMVRDRLAETRLVPSVGIGRTGVVADLGEEGAARVMIRADMDALPLEEETGVPYVSSVPGKMHACGHDGHVAIGLAVAERLARDPAGGAFRSLFQPAEEGAGGARAMVDDGALDGVSAALGLHLWNPLPVGKIGLVSGPQMAAVDEFEIVVRGPGGHGAAPHETFDAVLASARIVESLQTIVAREISPLDPAVVTVGAIHGGTAFNIIPREVRMKGTARSFSPEAHAALPGKIARIAEGVARACGVTAEIDYRRINEATVNDRSIAELVAEAAEEILGAGSVVETRTMGGEDMSVYLARVPGCFFFVGSGLPGAYRPHHSPVFDFDERALAVGTLLLEACARRLSERLRG
- a CDS encoding thioesterase family protein, translated to MKVSIEVPYRDIDAMGHVNNAVYFSYFEFARQKYWEAAVGLESHLDIGFVMASASIDYRLPAHMRDVLEVEIRCPRIGTSSFDFAYRITRGSELVAEGRSTQVLWDWHGGGKRVFTDALRRRIEEFEDGTASRGEVR